One segment of Pseudanabaena sp. FACHB-2040 DNA contains the following:
- the psaC gene encoding photosystem I iron-sulfur center protein PsaC, producing MSHTVKIYDTCIGCTQCVRACPTDVLEMVPWDGCKAGQIASSPRTEDCVGCKRCETACPTDFLSIRVYLGPETTRSMGLAY from the coding sequence ATGTCTCATACAGTCAAAATCTACGATACCTGTATCGGCTGCACGCAGTGCGTACGGGCTTGTCCTACGGACGTTCTGGAGATGGTGCCCTGGGATGGCTGCAAGGCCGGTCAGATTGCCTCTTCCCCTCGGACTGAGGACTGTGTTGGCTGCAAGCGTTGCGAGACGGCTTGCCCAACCGATTTCCTGAGCATTCGGGTTTATCTCGGTCCTGAGACTACCCGCAGCATGGGTCTGGCTTACTAG
- the acpP gene encoding acyl carrier protein → MSEEVFEKVKKIVAEQLGVDEAEVKPEASFANDLGADSLDTVELVMALEEEFDIEIPDEAAEGIGTVQAAVDFIKEKTAA, encoded by the coding sequence ATGAGCGAAGAGGTTTTTGAGAAAGTCAAGAAAATTGTGGCCGAGCAACTCGGGGTAGACGAGGCAGAAGTCAAGCCCGAAGCCAGCTTTGCCAACGATTTGGGGGCAGACTCCCTTGACACCGTTGAGCTCGTGATGGCGCTCGAAGAGGAATTTGACATCGAAATTCCTGACGAAGCTGCAGAAGGGATTGGCACGGTACAGGCCGCCGTTGATTTCATCAAAGAAAAAACTGCTGCCTAA
- a CDS encoding ABC transporter permease, translated as MLKFLTKTDYLLRETLLGLRRGGWMNWAAVSTITVLLFLFGISLQSTWQVERLLNQFGSQLEVSAYLESGVQADTLLPVVQAMPEVISVRPVSKEFAWQALVEDLGISDIEGATEQLNGNPLVDEIKVKVRSSEDVPNLATKLTEMQGVDEVRYVDEAVTRLAQLNDGLKWVSLFIIGILSLTATAVITTTIRLIVMARRREIEVMQLVGATHVWIYLPFILQGATFGLAGAGIAWGLLFGIQQFIQEVASQQPDFIQFLANGLQLSAQQLIMLPLSLLGMGMLVGLMGSLLAVRKFALR; from the coding sequence ATGTTGAAGTTCCTGACCAAGACCGACTACCTGCTGCGAGAAACGCTGCTCGGCCTACGCCGGGGCGGCTGGATGAACTGGGCCGCCGTCAGCACCATTACCGTTCTGCTGTTTTTGTTTGGCATTAGCCTGCAGTCAACCTGGCAGGTTGAGCGGTTGCTCAACCAGTTTGGCAGCCAGCTAGAGGTGTCAGCGTATTTAGAGAGCGGTGTGCAGGCAGATACCCTGCTGCCTGTTGTGCAGGCAATGCCGGAGGTGATTTCGGTCAGGCCCGTAAGCAAAGAGTTTGCCTGGCAGGCACTGGTTGAAGACCTGGGTATTTCTGACATTGAAGGAGCCACTGAGCAGCTCAATGGCAATCCGCTGGTAGACGAAATTAAGGTCAAGGTGCGCTCCTCCGAAGATGTTCCCAACCTGGCCACCAAACTCACGGAGATGCAGGGTGTTGACGAAGTGCGCTACGTTGATGAAGCAGTGACTCGTCTGGCCCAGCTCAACGATGGCTTGAAGTGGGTCAGTCTGTTTATCATCGGCATTTTGAGCTTGACTGCAACCGCTGTCATCACCACCACCATCCGCCTGATTGTGATGGCCCGCCGCCGCGAAATCGAAGTCATGCAGCTCGTCGGAGCCACTCACGTTTGGATCTACCTGCCGTTTATTCTGCAGGGAGCTACCTTTGGCCTAGCCGGAGCTGGTATTGCCTGGGGGCTGCTGTTCGGCATTCAGCAATTTATCCAGGAAGTGGCCAGTCAGCAGCCTGATTTCATTCAGTTTCTCGCCAATGGTCTGCAGCTCAGCGCTCAGCAGCTGATCATGCTGCCGCTCTCTTTGCTGGGCATGGGGATGCTAGTGGGGTTGATGGGCAGCCTACTAGCGGTACGCAAGTTTGCCCTGCGCTAG